Proteins from a single region of Bacteroidota bacterium:
- a CDS encoding acyltransferase: MGLQDKIKNNPGLKKFVLWALMPKNQAKPRLWVRWFVNPIIHKKAKGATVCRRTRMDVLPFNKFYLGVNSTVEDFATVNNGVGDVIIGDRTRIGLGNVVIGPVTIGNDVMFAQNIVLSGLNHGYEDINTPPSIQPVSVKQITISDDVWIGANAVITAGVTVGKHSVVAAGSVVTKDVPPFSIVGGNPAKLIKQYNPETKLWERVKS, translated from the coding sequence ATGGGATTACAGGATAAAATAAAAAACAATCCGGGATTAAAAAAGTTTGTACTTTGGGCGTTGATGCCTAAGAATCAGGCAAAACCAAGGCTTTGGGTTAGGTGGTTTGTCAATCCTATAATTCATAAAAAAGCAAAGGGAGCAACTGTTTGCAGAAGAACGCGTATGGACGTGCTTCCATTTAATAAATTTTATTTAGGAGTCAATTCAACAGTTGAGGATTTTGCAACCGTAAATAACGGAGTTGGCGACGTAATAATTGGCGACAGAACGCGAATAGGACTTGGGAACGTAGTAATAGGACCCGTAACAATAGGCAATGATGTGATGTTTGCACAGAATATTGTACTTAGCGGATTAAATCACGGTTATGAAGATATTAACACTCCACCTTCCATACAGCCGGTTTCTGTTAAACAGATTACTATTTCAGATGATGTATGGATAGGAGCCAACGCAGTTATTACAGCAGGAGTTACAGTAGGCAAGCATTCAGTTGTTGCTGCAGGAAGTGTTGTAACAAAGGATGTTCCGCCGTTTTCAATTGTGGGAGGAAATCCTGCAAAGTTAATTAAGCAATATAATCCTGAAACTAAACTCTGGGAAAGGGTAAAGTCATGA
- a CDS encoding glycosyltransferase, whose amino-acid sequence MKITGRDIVITGLQAWDNDIGSNCINIAKEFAKDNRVLYVNFPLDSRTIMKGKNDEKIRKRLAIIKNERDDLEQVGENIWTLYPRTTLQSINWISLEGIFNFFNKRNNTKFAYQISKALKRLNFDKFFIFNDSDMFRSFYLKEFLKPELYIYYSRDNLIAVDYWKKHGIRIEAELIRKSDLCTANSTYLADYCRQFNPNSYYVGQGCDLSLFNPNLMTDIPDDIKIIKSPIIGYVGALVGLRLDIKLLEFIAENRPQWNIVLVGPEDDNFKNSRLHSFSNVHFLGAKKMEELPLYVKAFDVCINPQLVNEVTIGNYPRKIDEYLAMGKPTVATATTAMEVFADYCYLARNKEGYIESIEAALNSNNTKEAKRRRDFAMTHTWENNVVEIYKAMNDVLQTKEELEL is encoded by the coding sequence ATGAAAATTACCGGAAGAGACATAGTAATAACGGGCTTGCAGGCATGGGATAATGATATCGGAAGCAATTGTATAAACATTGCAAAAGAATTTGCAAAAGATAACAGAGTGCTGTATGTGAATTTCCCATTGGATTCGCGAACCATTATGAAGGGAAAGAATGATGAAAAAATCCGGAAGAGACTGGCAATAATAAAAAACGAAAGGGATGATTTAGAACAGGTTGGTGAAAACATCTGGACGCTTTACCCGAGAACTACTTTACAATCAATAAACTGGATCAGTTTAGAAGGCATATTCAATTTTTTTAATAAAAGAAATAACACAAAATTTGCATATCAGATTTCAAAAGCGCTTAAGAGATTAAACTTCGATAAATTTTTCATTTTTAATGACAGCGATATGTTCCGCAGTTTCTATTTAAAGGAATTTTTGAAACCGGAGTTATATATTTATTATAGCAGGGATAACCTCATTGCAGTCGATTATTGGAAAAAGCACGGCATCAGAATTGAAGCAGAATTAATAAGAAAATCTGATTTATGTACGGCTAATTCAACTTATTTAGCTGATTATTGCAGACAGTTTAATCCGAATTCATATTACGTTGGTCAGGGATGTGATTTAAGTTTGTTCAATCCTAATTTAATGACGGATATACCTGATGATATAAAAATAATAAAGTCACCAATAATTGGATATGTAGGAGCGTTAGTTGGTCTCAGACTGGATATAAAGCTGCTTGAATTCATTGCTGAGAACCGCCCGCAATGGAATATTGTTTTAGTCGGACCGGAAGATGATAATTTTAAGAATAGCAGGCTTCATTCTTTTTCAAACGTTCATTTCCTTGGCGCAAAAAAGATGGAAGAGCTGCCGTTATATGTTAAAGCATTTGATGTCTGCATAAATCCGCAGCTTGTAAATGAAGTTACAATCGGGAATTATCCGCGAAAAATTGACGAATATTTAGCTATGGGAAAACCTACTGTAGCTACGGCAACAACTGCTATGGAAGTTTTCGCAGATTACTGTTATCTTGCAAGAAATAAAGAGGGTTACATTGAATCAATTGAAGCTGCTTTGAACTCAAACAATACTAAAGAAGCTAAACGAAGAAGAGACTTTGCAATGACACATACCTGGGAAAACAACGTTGTAGAAATTTATAAAGCTATGAATGATGTATTACAAACAAAAGAGGAACTTGAACTATAA
- a CDS encoding flippase, translated as MFAKDSYWMKSGIYTMGQRVTSLITGFGGFYILVRLLSKDDLGAWALFVSVTALIEVARGGLIQNAQIKYCATASAEDYPKILTASLSLNVIVTIFSVIVLSGLAHFMSNLWHSPQLEMMFYLYAITTVILIFYYQFNFIQQSNLDFKGIFYSNLIRQGVLFIFIFLSWYYNHDIKLYELVWMMSIGALLGAVLSYFFVKNYWKITYKLEWEWVKKLFHYGKYVFGTNISSMIYTSIDQMMLGYLMPVSSVAIFNAANRVTNFVEVPLSSVAAIVFPQSAKRIETHGKEAVTYLYERSVGLLVAMILPVTIACLIFSKWIIIIIAGKDYVEAAPILQIIILATLIQPYIRQFGTTMDSIGKPKTNFYLLVFIAVINIGTNYFFISTFGLIGAAFGTFTALLIFLVISQVILYRELNIKFHHTFIYMWKFYVDGFNKGLHVLKTRKLRG; from the coding sequence TTGTTTGCAAAAGATTCATATTGGATGAAGTCGGGGATTTACACAATGGGACAGCGTGTAACTTCTCTGATAACGGGATTCGGCGGATTTTATATACTTGTGCGTTTACTGAGCAAAGACGATTTAGGTGCATGGGCATTGTTTGTTTCTGTAACTGCGTTGATAGAAGTCGCCCGCGGCGGATTGATACAAAATGCTCAGATTAAGTATTGCGCAACGGCTTCAGCAGAAGATTATCCGAAAATTCTGACTGCTTCGCTCTCATTGAATGTAATAGTTACAATTTTTTCTGTTATTGTGTTATCGGGACTCGCACATTTCATGAGTAACTTATGGCACTCACCGCAGCTTGAAATGATGTTTTATCTGTACGCCATTACCACAGTAATATTAATTTTTTATTACCAGTTTAATTTTATACAGCAGTCTAATTTAGATTTTAAAGGGATTTTCTACAGCAATCTTATCCGGCAGGGAGTGCTGTTCATCTTTATTTTTTTATCATGGTATTATAATCACGATATAAAGTTATATGAACTTGTATGGATGATGTCTATAGGCGCATTGCTTGGAGCAGTTCTTTCATACTTTTTTGTAAAAAATTACTGGAAGATTACTTATAAACTTGAGTGGGAATGGGTAAAAAAGCTTTTCCATTACGGTAAGTATGTATTTGGTACTAACATCTCTTCTATGATTTACACAAGCATTGACCAGATGATGCTTGGTTACTTAATGCCTGTATCTTCAGTAGCTATTTTTAATGCGGCAAACAGAGTCACAAATTTTGTTGAAGTCCCGTTATCATCGGTAGCTGCAATAGTTTTTCCGCAAAGCGCAAAAAGAATTGAAACGCACGGTAAGGAAGCGGTTACATATTTGTATGAGAGGTCAGTCGGTTTGCTTGTTGCAATGATTTTGCCTGTAACAATAGCGTGTCTGATATTCTCAAAATGGATTATTATAATCATTGCCGGTAAAGATTACGTTGAGGCTGCTCCTATATTACAAATTATTATTCTGGCAACGCTTATTCAGCCTTATATTAGACAGTTTGGAACAACGATGGATTCAATAGGGAAGCCGAAGACAAATTTTTATCTTTTAGTTTTTATTGCTGTAATTAACATAGGTACGAATTATTTTTTCATTTCGACATTCGGCCTAATAGGTGCAGCATTCGGAACGTTCACAGCTTTACTGATTTTCTTAGTCATCAGTCAGGTTATTTTATACCGGGAACTGAATATTAAATTTCATCATACTTTTATTTACATGTGGAAGTTCTATGTTGACGGATTTAATAAAGGACTGCACGTTCTTAAAACAAGAAAACTTAGAGGGTAA
- a CDS encoding glycosyltransferase: MSLLQTILFVFQLFLIFFLLLPFFNLFFSILIPRKKLKKNFDKKYDFAAVITAYKDAVIAVHCVDSILKQKYENYIVYLVADQCDVSNINFQNDKVVILRPEEKLGSKVKSIRYAIDNFNRKHEAVIIFDPDNLAHPQMFSKMNLFFNNGYKAVQGRRTAKNVETVYASLDAMGEYYYNYVNKYAPYKLRSSSPIAGSGMAIDYNLYVDHLNQYESGSDKVIVAEDKLLQAEIVAKGFHIAFARDAIIYDEKVSSGEQVERQRTRWINSYFKYSLKAVQIIFQGIINFSWNQFLFGLNIFLPPLFILILCSGFFFIFNFFVDKQMFIVWLCAIVIFVLNFNAALLLSNVEKEIWKSMWGIPLFMFNQIMALLKIKRSNKDFMETEHTKLLTIDDVLKQKGINSNSTKIKVLHSIRQGSFGGGETYLYNLVTNLDKNKFEPVVLSFSPGAMVTALKKVGIKTYVVNTESPFSVSAYPKVKNIFEKECIDILHIHGTRAGSNTLIQALKTNLTAIYTVHGWSFHSGLSKMVTDLRKLSEKFLLKKSDLVVCGSQADLSKGRELAPDANFKLIYNSIDTSLYTPDSSMKNIREEFGFSDSDVVILFIARLTYQKDPQTFVNAAKIVLDKIPDAKFLMVGEGELRKDCVELSHTLNIYDKIKFVPFRQDVKNILYSTDIFVLPSLWEVVPLALLEAMAMKKACIATNIKGTNEALKDNFNGYLFGVGNFVELADKIVSLINDKNQRIKLGEEARNTVVREFDLKKLVKENEQLYSYMGHF, translated from the coding sequence TTGAGCTTATTACAAACAATATTATTCGTATTTCAGTTATTCCTGATATTTTTTCTGCTCCTTCCGTTTTTTAATCTATTCTTTTCCATACTAATACCGCGTAAGAAATTAAAAAAAAATTTCGATAAGAAATACGATTTCGCTGCAGTCATTACTGCTTACAAAGATGCGGTGATTGCTGTTCATTGCGTAGATTCAATTCTTAAACAAAAATATGAAAATTACATTGTTTACTTAGTTGCAGATCAGTGTGATGTGAGTAATATTAATTTTCAGAATGACAAAGTTGTAATTTTACGTCCGGAAGAAAAGCTCGGTTCCAAAGTAAAATCAATACGCTATGCAATAGATAATTTCAACAGAAAGCATGAAGCAGTAATAATATTTGACCCTGACAATCTTGCACATCCGCAGATGTTTTCTAAGATGAATTTATTTTTCAATAACGGATATAAAGCGGTGCAGGGAAGAAGAACTGCAAAAAATGTGGAGACAGTTTATGCATCACTTGATGCAATGGGTGAATATTATTATAATTACGTAAATAAGTATGCTCCTTATAAACTACGTTCATCTTCACCGATTGCCGGTTCAGGAATGGCAATTGATTACAATCTGTATGTTGATCATCTGAATCAATATGAATCCGGTTCTGATAAAGTTATTGTAGCAGAAGATAAACTTCTGCAGGCTGAAATAGTTGCAAAGGGATTTCATATAGCATTTGCACGTGATGCAATAATCTATGATGAGAAAGTATCATCAGGTGAACAGGTTGAAAGACAAAGAACCAGATGGATTAATTCTTATTTCAAATATTCATTAAAGGCCGTTCAGATAATATTTCAGGGAATTATAAATTTCAGCTGGAACCAATTTTTATTCGGTTTAAATATTTTTCTTCCTCCGTTATTCATTCTTATTCTGTGCAGCGGATTCTTTTTCATATTCAATTTTTTTGTTGATAAGCAGATGTTCATTGTCTGGTTATGCGCAATTGTAATATTTGTTTTGAATTTTAATGCTGCGTTATTATTAAGCAATGTTGAAAAGGAAATCTGGAAATCGATGTGGGGTATTCCTCTGTTTATGTTCAATCAGATCATGGCGCTCTTAAAAATAAAGCGCTCGAATAAAGATTTTATGGAAACGGAGCATACAAAGCTTTTAACTATAGATGATGTATTAAAGCAAAAAGGAATCAACAGTAACTCAACAAAAATTAAAGTGCTACACTCTATAAGACAGGGTTCGTTCGGGGGAGGTGAAACATACTTATATAATCTGGTTACAAATCTTGATAAAAATAAATTTGAACCGGTAGTGCTTAGTTTTTCTCCGGGTGCAATGGTAACTGCTTTAAAGAAAGTCGGCATTAAAACTTATGTAGTTAATACTGAATCTCCGTTTTCAGTTTCCGCATATCCCAAAGTTAAAAATATTTTTGAAAAAGAGTGTATTGATATTCTGCATATTCATGGAACCCGTGCAGGAAGTAATACTCTTATTCAGGCATTAAAAACAAACCTCACTGCTATTTATACAGTGCATGGCTGGTCCTTCCACTCAGGCTTATCTAAAATGGTTACTGACTTAAGGAAGCTGAGCGAAAAATTCCTTTTAAAAAAATCTGATTTGGTTGTATGCGGTTCACAGGCAGATTTAAGTAAAGGAAGGGAATTAGCTCCCGATGCAAATTTCAAACTGATATACAACAGCATAGATACATCTTTATATACACCCGATAGCAGTATGAAAAACATAAGGGAGGAATTTGGATTCTCTGATAGCGATGTAGTTATTTTATTTATTGCAAGACTTACGTATCAGAAAGATCCGCAGACATTCGTAAATGCTGCTAAAATTGTTCTCGATAAAATTCCTGATGCAAAATTTTTAATGGTCGGCGAAGGTGAATTAAGAAAAGACTGCGTTGAGCTTAGCCACACACTTAACATTTATGACAAAATAAAGTTTGTCCCGTTCAGGCAGGATGTAAAAAATATTTTATACTCCACTGATATTTTTGTTCTCCCTTCACTTTGGGAAGTTGTGCCTCTTGCATTGCTTGAAGCTATGGCAATGAAGAAGGCATGTATTGCCACTAATATTAAGGGCACCAATGAAGCATTGAAAGATAATTTCAACGGGTATTTATTCGGAGTAGGTAACTTTGTTGAGCTTGCTGATAAAATTGTTTCTCTCATCAATGATAAAAATCAAAGAATTAAACTTGGTGAAGAAGCACGCAATACAGTTGTAAGAGAATTTGACCTTAAAAAGTTAGTAAAAGAAAATGAGCAGCTGTATTCCTACATGGGACATTTTTAA
- a CDS encoding AAA family ATPase: MDFLSFIKVLRRRKLLLLIVPIIAIVIAYFLTKNIPEVYKSQAQIATGITQENKISISEGDKGGFSFDNVAVKFSNLIEVIKSKQVMDLVGYKLILHDLTDPNPFSKKSKIFNNLNTQAKNHAREIIQQHLDSMKSLDFQNEDERGMIQLIESCGYDEVNILKKLKVERLGSSDFIQIAYESENPYLSALVVNSVTEAFLKYYDTSSSQRADASVAYYTELAEQKKKELDEKVNALKTYKQQNGVINIYEQTKSLVNQISDLELSREGENKKITSSSKAVKDIDNRFTDKEKKYLEAGNTPYSKKIAEMKQRVTDYSNELISKGYSPKVVNDSLNSLKTSLDAEIKKSSDEYLYNPDVPKQELVTKRIDYELDLVVAKYSVESMDKELARLRQIVVSFAPIEASISALEREITVAADVYLLILNKLNLARIENVTKGTLKQIEYGIPGPPEASKKILLIIMAGFISLILCIVVIFVLEYLDVTIKAPKQFSKYTGLNLLGYLNLLEEGKIDLNSIFTENTARYDTNSETFKELLRIIRYELAQRMTDSKTLLFTSTRSGEGKSLIISCLAYSFAITGKKVLILDSNFKNNTLTKMFKANPNLESYLRGELSLSTAVTETSVNNIDIIGCKGGMYSVSEVAPSDIITRKISEVKDKYDYIFFEGTSLNKYSDSKELISYVDAFTTVFSALNSVDEADRNSIAFVKKIEQKYIGAILNKVTMDNLEQVYGEPLKVKKK, from the coding sequence ATGGATTTTTTAAGCTTCATAAAAGTTTTACGAAGAAGAAAATTACTATTGCTAATTGTTCCAATCATTGCAATAGTTATCGCATATTTCCTTACTAAAAATATTCCTGAAGTCTATAAGTCGCAGGCACAAATTGCTACAGGTATTACCCAGGAAAATAAAATTTCAATTAGTGAAGGTGATAAAGGCGGATTTTCTTTTGATAACGTTGCCGTAAAATTCAGCAACCTTATTGAAGTAATTAAATCCAAACAGGTAATGGATTTAGTAGGATATAAATTAATACTTCATGATTTAACTGATCCTAATCCTTTTTCTAAAAAATCCAAGATCTTTAATAACTTAAACACTCAGGCAAAAAATCATGCGAGGGAAATAATTCAGCAGCATCTTGATTCAATGAAGTCCCTTGATTTTCAGAATGAAGATGAGAGAGGGATGATTCAGCTTATTGAGAGCTGCGGATACGATGAAGTAAATATTCTTAAGAAATTAAAAGTTGAGAGATTAGGTTCCAGTGACTTTATTCAAATTGCTTACGAGTCCGAAAATCCATATCTAAGCGCCTTGGTGGTAAATTCAGTTACTGAAGCTTTTCTGAAATATTATGATACCTCTTCTTCTCAAAGGGCAGATGCTTCAGTTGCTTATTATACTGAGCTTGCCGAGCAAAAGAAAAAAGAACTTGATGAAAAAGTAAATGCGCTGAAAACCTATAAACAGCAAAACGGTGTAATTAATATTTACGAACAGACAAAATCTTTAGTAAATCAGATTTCGGATCTTGAACTTTCTCGTGAAGGAGAAAATAAAAAAATAACATCTTCATCTAAGGCGGTTAAGGATATTGATAACCGATTCACAGATAAAGAGAAAAAATATTTAGAAGCAGGTAATACTCCTTACTCTAAGAAGATTGCTGAAATGAAACAAAGAGTAACAGATTACTCCAATGAACTAATTTCAAAAGGCTATTCACCTAAAGTAGTTAATGATTCTTTAAATAGCCTCAAAACAAGTCTCGATGCTGAAATTAAAAAATCTTCCGATGAATATTTATACAATCCCGATGTACCGAAACAGGAATTGGTTACCAAAAGAATTGATTACGAACTGGACTTAGTTGTTGCTAAGTACTCTGTTGAATCTATGGATAAAGAACTTGCTCGTTTAAGGCAAATCGTAGTAAGTTTTGCTCCTATAGAAGCTTCTATTTCTGCTCTTGAAAGAGAAATTACGGTAGCTGCAGATGTATATCTTTTAATTCTTAATAAATTAAATCTTGCAAGAATTGAAAACGTTACGAAGGGAACATTAAAGCAAATTGAGTATGGCATTCCGGGTCCTCCTGAAGCTTCAAAAAAAATTCTCCTTATAATAATGGCAGGATTTATAAGCTTAATACTTTGTATAGTTGTAATTTTTGTTCTTGAGTATCTTGATGTAACAATAAAAGCACCAAAGCAATTTTCAAAATATACTGGACTTAATTTACTTGGCTACCTGAATTTACTAGAAGAAGGTAAGATTGATTTGAATTCAATTTTTACCGAGAATACTGCAAGGTACGATACGAATTCAGAGACGTTTAAAGAATTATTAAGAATCATAAGATATGAGCTTGCGCAGAGAATGACAGATTCCAAAACTCTTTTGTTCACAAGTACTAGATCCGGTGAAGGGAAGTCGCTTATAATTTCATGTCTCGCATATTCTTTTGCAATTACGGGAAAGAAGGTTTTAATATTGGATTCGAATTTTAAGAATAATACTCTTACAAAGATGTTTAAGGCAAATCCTAATCTGGAAAGTTATTTGCGCGGAGAATTGTCATTATCTACTGCTGTGACTGAAACATCTGTGAATAATATCGATATCATCGGCTGCAAAGGCGGAATGTATTCTGTAAGTGAAGTTGCGCCTTCTGATATAATTACAAGAAAGATTTCTGAAGTTAAAGATAAGTATGATTACATTTTCTTTGAAGGTACTTCATTAAATAAATACTCCGATTCAAAAGAACTTATATCTTATGTAGATGCATTCACAACTGTATTTTCTGCGTTGAACTCAGTAGATGAAGCGGATAGAAATTCGATTGCATTCGTTAAAAAAATCGAACAGAAATACATTGGAGCGATATTAAATAAAGTTACAATGGATAATCTTGAACAGGTTTACGGTGAGCCGCTTAAAGTTAAGAAGAAATAA
- a CDS encoding TolC family protein, protein MTKYFLVIIFLLTTFGLAYSQDKEPKNLIDTLKLIPQNPDTTDYLEKLIYIAWQNYPDNLAFRYLVGVQEEDLFQRKWSWLDNLNLTYQYNPQPGTTTNPNDNSSLPKFGIGVSINIGSIFTTPSKITQGKYYLERAKLQVTQQKLYIRSEVSKRYAHYIGNINLMKIRTQAVNDAQTSLTMVKYKYEQGQVNLEEYDRALRTYTDNLERQAVAEMDMMFNKADLEQLVGIKLEDIK, encoded by the coding sequence ATGACTAAATACTTTTTAGTAATAATTTTCTTACTAACAACATTCGGTTTAGCGTACAGTCAGGATAAAGAGCCTAAAAACTTAATTGATACTTTAAAACTGATTCCTCAAAATCCGGATACAACAGACTATCTTGAAAAGCTTATATATATAGCATGGCAGAATTATCCTGATAATCTTGCCTTCAGATATTTAGTCGGAGTTCAGGAAGAAGATTTATTTCAGAGAAAGTGGTCATGGCTTGATAACCTGAATTTAACTTATCAATATAATCCGCAGCCGGGTACTACAACAAATCCGAATGACAATTCATCGCTTCCAAAATTCGGCATTGGCGTAAGTATTAATATCGGTTCTATTTTCACGACTCCAAGTAAAATTACACAAGGCAAATATTATCTTGAAAGAGCCAAGCTTCAGGTTACTCAGCAGAAGCTATATATCAGAAGCGAGGTTTCTAAAAGATATGCACATTATATTGGTAATATCAATTTGATGAAAATCAGAACTCAGGCAGTTAATGATGCTCAGACCTCACTCACTATGGTAAAATATAAGTATGAACAAGGGCAGGTTAATCTTGAAGAATATGACAGGGCACTAAGAACTTACACAGATAATCTTGAAAGACAGGCAGTAGCTGAAATGGATATGATGTTCAATAAAGCGGATTTAGAACAACTTGTAGGAATTAAACTTGAAGACATAAAATAA
- a CDS encoding SDR family oxidoreductase, translated as MSVKKRVLITGGAGFLGSHLCDRFVKEGYHVIAMDNLSTGSLDNIQHLFPLSEFEFYHHDVTKFIHVPGKLDYILHFASPASPIDYLKIPIQTLKVGSLGTHNALGLAKEKGARILVASTSEIYGDPEVHPQKEEYWGNVNPVGPRGVYDEAKRFMEAITMAYHTYHKVETRIIRIFNTYGPRMRLNDGRALPAFIGQALRGEDITVFGDGSQTRSFCYVSDLVDGIYRLLLSNYSSPVNIGNPAEITIKQFAEEIIKLTGTKQKIVYNPLPVDDPKQRQPDITKAREILGWEPKINREDGLKITYEYFKTVLNKQ; from the coding sequence ATGAGCGTTAAAAAAAGAGTTCTAATAACAGGCGGAGCCGGATTTTTAGGATCGCACTTATGTGATAGATTTGTAAAAGAAGGTTATCATGTTATTGCGATGGATAATCTTAGTACGGGCTCACTTGATAACATTCAGCATTTGTTCCCTTTAAGTGAATTTGAATTTTATCATCATGATGTAACAAAGTTTATTCATGTGCCCGGTAAGCTGGATTATATTTTACATTTTGCATCTCCTGCAAGTCCTATTGATTACCTAAAAATTCCAATACAGACTCTTAAAGTCGGTTCTTTAGGAACTCATAATGCACTAGGTCTCGCAAAAGAAAAAGGAGCAAGAATACTTGTTGCATCAACATCTGAAATTTATGGAGACCCTGAAGTTCATCCGCAGAAGGAAGAATACTGGGGAAATGTAAATCCTGTTGGTCCGCGCGGAGTTTATGATGAAGCAAAGAGATTCATGGAAGCTATTACAATGGCGTACCACACTTATCACAAAGTAGAAACAAGAATTATAAGAATCTTCAATACTTACGGACCACGAATGAGGTTAAATGACGGAAGAGCGTTACCTGCTTTTATTGGCCAAGCTTTAAGAGGAGAAGATATAACTGTATTTGGAGACGGTTCACAGACACGTTCATTCTGCTATGTTTCAGACTTGGTTGATGGTATTTACAGATTACTGCTGAGTAATTATTCATCACCGGTTAATATCGGTAATCCCGCAGAAATAACTATTAAACAATTTGCAGAAGAAATTATAAAGCTTACTGGTACAAAGCAAAAAATTGTTTACAATCCATTGCCTGTTGATGACCCAAAACAACGTCAGCCCGATATTACAAAAGCGCGTGAAATTTTAGGATGGGAACCTAAGATTAACAGAGAAGATGGCTTGAAAATTACATACGAATATTTTAAGACTGTATTAAATAAACAATAA
- a CDS encoding UDP-glucose/GDP-mannose dehydrogenase family protein, whose translation MNVALVGTGYVGLVSGTCFAEMGVQVTCVDNDPVKLEKLKNAEVTIYEPGLEIIFYRNIAKKRLLFTGDLKEAVLNNDVIFLCLPTPMGGDGSADLKFVMGVADNIGKIMKENNVTDYKIIVNKSTVPVGTAQKVKHEVSKHGVTNFDVVSNPEFLREGFAVEDFMKPDRIVIGAEDQKALDVMRELYEPFVRQGNPIIEMNTESAEVTKYAGNSYLAMRITFMNQLANFCEKVGANIDLVRKGMAADNRIGKRFLFPGIGYGGSCFPKDVNALIKTSLEYSSEMTILTEVNKVNNAQKTVLVSKILDHYKGNIKGKHFAAWGLAFKPNTDDMREAPSVIIINELLKNGATVSAYDPAAIDTSKVYLKDTITYASGEYETLDNADALLVFTEWNEFRNPDFEVLKEKLSEPIIFDGRNIFTPEKMRELGFTYYSIGRQDIK comes from the coding sequence ATGAATGTAGCATTAGTTGGTACAGGATATGTAGGTTTGGTATCAGGAACATGTTTTGCTGAAATGGGCGTTCAGGTAACATGTGTAGATAATGATCCGGTAAAATTGGAAAAATTAAAAAATGCAGAAGTCACTATTTATGAACCCGGACTTGAAATAATTTTTTATAGAAACATAGCAAAAAAAAGATTGCTGTTTACAGGTGATTTAAAAGAAGCAGTATTGAATAACGATGTTATATTTTTATGCCTGCCTACGCCGATGGGCGGCGACGGTTCTGCAGATTTAAAATTTGTAATGGGAGTTGCAGATAATATCGGAAAAATTATGAAAGAAAATAATGTAACCGATTATAAAATAATTGTAAATAAAAGCACTGTACCGGTAGGGACTGCGCAAAAAGTAAAACATGAAGTTTCCAAACATGGTGTTACAAACTTTGATGTAGTTTCAAATCCTGAATTCTTACGAGAAGGATTTGCTGTTGAAGATTTCATGAAACCGGATAGAATTGTAATCGGAGCTGAAGATCAAAAAGCTCTTGATGTAATGCGCGAATTATATGAACCTTTTGTCAGACAGGGAAATCCTATAATCGAAATGAATACTGAAAGCGCAGAAGTCACAAAGTATGCAGGAAATTCATACCTTGCGATGAGAATTACTTTTATGAATCAGCTTGCTAATTTCTGTGAGAAAGTCGGTGCAAATATTGATTTGGTCAGAAAAGGTATGGCTGCAGATAACAGAATCGGTAAAAGATTTTTATTTCCGGGTATAGGTTATGGTGGCTCATGTTTCCCTAAAGATGTTAATGCTTTAATAAAAACTTCTTTGGAATATAGCTCAGAAATGACTATCTTGACTGAAGTTAACAAGGTAAATAACGCGCAGAAAACAGTACTTGTGAGCAAAATTCTTGACCATTACAAAGGCAATATTAAAGGTAAACACTTTGCTGCCTGGGGACTTGCATTTAAGCCAAATACTGATGATATGCGTGAAGCTCCATCTGTAATAATTATTAACGAATTATTAAAAAACGGTGCAACCGTAAGTGCATATGACCCTGCTGCGATTGACACTTCTAAGGTTTACTTAAAAGATACTATTACATATGCAAGCGGAGAATATGAAACTTTAGATAATGCCGATGCTTTACTTGTTTTCACGGAATGGAATGAATTCAGGAATCCTGATTTTGAAGTTTTAAAAGAAAAATTATCAGAACCCATTATTTTTGACGGAAGGAATATTTTTACGCCTGAAAAAATGAGAGAATTAGGGTTCACTTATTATAGTATAGGAAGGCAGGATATAAAATGA